From Plasmodium yoelii strain 17X genome assembly, chromosome: 11, a single genomic window includes:
- a CDS encoding mitochondrial import inner membrane translocase subunit TIM9, putative has protein sequence MDKSLDLSSFNKNDREKVLRKINKAEYEDTMNTYNSIVEMCFNECISSFRSKELDNNENNCILNCVKKFSVFSQRVGMKFTQNVNNEMQKKI, from the coding sequence atggataaatCCTTAGATTTAAGTAgctttaataaaaatgatagaGAAAAGGTTCTGCGAAAAATAAACAAAGCAGAATATGAAGATACTATGAATACATATAATTCGATTGTTGAAATGTGTTTTAACGAATGCATTTCATCATTTCGATCAAAAGAGTTAGATAACAACGAAAATAATTGTATTTTAAATTGTGTCAAAAAATTTTCAGTTTTTTCACAGAGAGTTGGAATGAAATTTACTCAAAATGTTAATAACgaaatgcaaaaaaaaatataa
- a CDS encoding mitochondrial carrier protein yields the protein MDIKIKNEEEKKNNKNTVLLCGLISGVLTKTIFAPFDRIKLFYQIQPMFHYNNPSLHKNKRKDHLKNKNKFINKNILLNDLNKTQNKQDKTINPLIIKSNKYVKNKNVVFHNFLNCLNEINKNSQKKRKLFKTNIFNSTINKHYTYSDKSPHTVFKNILFHYKIQHNSPLNNLSKNYTILNINKNVANTIKNKMLLSANVNKPIKYQNIIQSLLFIVKEEGILGLWKGNLINTLRGGVVYSAKFGTNDIIKEKYKTKKRDENTAKGIQAEHLTTVSNNNNSSNNSGFEKNKINYYESVIAGYASGIIQKTLSYPLDLLSIRAALGVNEKYLRQKKTNTEKSIFKIIREIHVNEGFSGFFKGYVPTLLTGVPYVTLQMVFFDLYKNIFQNNFQNNFQKNSSSLWSVALYSSIAGSLSNVTSLIIVFPGDTVRKRMMNNGIDNNNYIYKNTFHCIKKIYYHEGLKSFYSGLFPSILKCVPSGAIQFMSYEILKYFISQN from the coding sequence AtggatataaaaattaaaaatgaagaagagaaaaaaaacaataaaaacaCTGTGCTATTATGTGGATTAATTTCCGGGGTTTTAACAAAAACTATATTTGCCCCCTTTGATAGAATTAAacttttttatcaaataCAGCCAATGtttcattataataatcCCTCTCtccataaaaataaaagaaaagatcatttaaaaaacaaaaataaatttatcaataaaaatatattactaaACGACTTAAATAAAACACAAAATAAACAAGACAAAACTATTAACccattaataataaaaagtaataaatatgtaaaaaataaaaatgttgtttttcataattttttaaattgcttaaatgaaattaataaaaatagtcaaaaaaaacgaaaattGTTCAAAACTAATATATTCAATAGTACTATAAATAAGCATTATACCTATTCGGACAAATCGCCTCATactgtttttaaaaatatattatttcattataaaataCAACATAATTCAcctttaaataatttaagtaaaaattataccattttaaatattaataaaaatgtagcaaacacaataaaaaataaaatgttgtTAAGTGCAAATGTAAATAAACCTATcaaatatcaaaatattatacaaagCCTTCTCTTTATTGTTAAAGAAGAAGGGATCTTAGGTTTATGGAAAGGTAACTTAATTAATACATTAAGAGGTGGGGTTGTTTATTCGGCAAAATTTGGAACCAAcgatataataaaagaaaaatataaaacaaaaaagagGGACGAAAATACGGCAAAAGGAATTCAGGCAGAACATCTTACTACTGTTAgcaataataacaatagcaGTAATAATAGTGGATtcgaaaaaaacaaaattaattattatgaaaGTGTGATTGCAGGATACGCATCTGGAATCATCCAGAAAACATTATCATACCCATTAGACTTATTAAGTATTAGAGCAGCATTAGGAGTAAACGAAAAATATTTACggcaaaaaaaaacaaacacaGAAAAatctatttttaaaataattcgAGAAATACATGTTAACGAAGGGTTTTCGGGATTTTTTAAAGGATATGTACCAACATTATTAACAGGTGTACCATATGTAACATTACAAATGgtattttttgatttatataaaaatatttttcaaaataattttcaaaataattttcaaaaaaattcaaGCTCACTTTGGTCAGTTGCCCTTTATTCATCCATAGCTGGATCATTAAGTAATGTAACCTCGTTAATTATTGTTTTTCCTGGTGATACAGTTAGAAAAAGAATGATGAATAACGGTATAGataataacaattatatatataaaaatacatttcattgtattaaaaaaatatattatcatgaAGGCCTAAAAAGTTTCTATTCTGGTTTGTTTCCAtctattttaaaatgtgtTCCTTCTGGGGCTATTCAATTTATGTCTtatgaaatattaaaatattttatatcacAAAACTGA
- a CDS encoding ribosomal protein L1, putative: MEKKMKTKIKKKEIFEKKKKENKKFLNYVKTNQKYENFQKAILNSKNQKLNNNIKKLHDTTIKNKDIPSNNIKVNDQVIEPNTFSKAYNFIFDKVINSQPANIPIDTHMLYCNFDLSVTYNIGKSYNFPINLTHSYYSDVIILVTENGDKWKNMVIENKLKKVKKVITYDKLEDVYYRNDLLNDIVKKYDLYIFDSSTKAKKYGNLISKIKKYNKTYTTVQINEDNFVDTINRAIRRTYTDLNRGSTHSVPIGYLTLGKDKLYDNIKESAKVMLQFYEQKKISVVSINLRYINMTIPVYIHALKDGTLSESY; encoded by the exons atggaaaaaaaaatgaaaaccaaaataaaaaagaaagaaatttttgagaagaagaaaaaagaaaataaaaaattcttAAACTATGTAAAAACAAACCAAAAATATGAGAATTTTCAAAAGGCAATTTTAAATAGCAAGaatcaaaaattaaataataatattaaaaaactACATGATACTACAATTAAAAACAAAGACATTCCAAGTAACAATATTAAAGTAAATGATCAAGTAATAGAGCCAAATACATTTTCAAAggcatataattttatatttgataaAGTAATAAATTCTCAGCCTGCAAACATACCTATTGATACCCATATGCTATATTGTAATTTTGATTTATCTGTGACCTATAATATAGGAAAATCATACAACTTCCCAAT AAATTTAACTCATTCATACTATTCGGATGTAATCATATTAGTAACTGAAAATGGTGATAAGTGGAAGAATATggttattgaaaataaattaaaaaaagtcaAAAAA GTCATAACTTATGATAAACTTGAAGATGTATACTATAGGAATGATTTATTAAACgatattgttaaaaaatacgatttatatatatttgattcATCTACTaaagcaaaaaaatatggcaacttgatatcaaaaataaaaaaatataacaa AACATATACAACCGTGCAAATAAACGAAGATAATTTTGTCGACACAATTAATAGAGCTATTCGTAGGACATACACAGATTTAAACAGAGGATCGACACA ttccGTTCCCATTGGTTATCTTACTTTAGGAAAAGACaaattatatgataatataaaggA GTCCGCAAAAGTTATGCTTCAattttatgaacaaaaaaaaatatcagtAGTATCCATAAACTTgagatatataaatatgactATCcctgtatatatacatgcttTAAAAGACGGTACATTATCAGAAAGCTATTAA
- a CDS encoding 26S proteasome regulatory subunit RPN11, putative — protein sequence MAGIPSSLRELFYSFSDGNGMSNEPLADTSEQVYISPLALLKILKHGRAGVPMEVMGLMLGEIVDEYTIRIVDVFAMPQSGNSVSVEAVDPVYQTNMLEELKKTGRHEMVVGWYHSHPGFGCWLSGTDVNTQKSFEQLNPRTIGVVVDPIQSVKGKVVIDCFRLINPHILMLGQEPRQTTSNIGYLTKPTLTALVHGLNRNYYSIVINYRKNELEKNMLLNLHKDIWVNPLKLLDFDEQKKNTDETLESIKKLTSLYNKNLSNEMKKTREEILLENIGKIDAKKRIQNCVETLLNDSILTCIGTMTNTLFF from the exons atgGCTGGAATTCCTTCTTCGTTACGTGAACTTTTTTACTCCTTTTCCGACGGCAATGGAATGTCAAATGAGCCATTAGCCGATACAAGTGAACAAGTTTATATATCCCCTTTGGCTCTTCTAAAAATTTTGAAGCATGGACGA gcCGGAGTTCCTATGGAAGTTATGGGATTGATGCTTGGAGAAATTGTGGATGAATATACTATTAGGATTGTGGATGTATTTGCTATGCCTCAGTCAGGTAATAGTGTAAGTGTTGAAGCTGTTGATCCAGTATATCAAACAAATATGTtagaagaattaaaaaaaacaggaAGACATGAAATGGTTGTTGGATGGTATCATTCTCACCCTGGTTTTGGATGTTGGTTATCCGGAACTGATGTTAACACTCAAAAAAGTTTTGAACAATTAAATCCAAGAACAATTGGTGTTGTTGTTGATCCAATACAATCAGTTAAAGGAAAAGTTGTTATCGATTGCTTTCGATTAATTAATCCTCATATACTTATGTTAGGTCAAGAACCTAGACAAACAACATCAAACATTGGCTATTTAACAAAGCCAACATTAACTGCTTTAGTTCATGGATTAAATagaaattattattcaatagttattaattatagaaaaaatgaattagaaaaaaatatgctttTAAATTTGCATAAAGACATATGGGTTAACCCTTTAAAGCTACTTGATTTtgatgaacaaaaaaaaaatactgaTGAAACTTTAGaaagtattaaaaaattaacaagtttatataacaaaaatttaagtaatgaaatgaaaaaaacacGTGAAGAAATTCTTTTAGAAAATATTGGAAAAATAGATGCAAAAAAGAGAATACAAAATTGTGTAGAAACATTACTAAATGATTCTATCCTTACTTGCATTG gCACCATGACAAATACCCTATTTTTTTAG
- a CDS encoding heptatricopeptide repeat-containing protein, putative, whose translation MHNVILKSFKKWHLYKDGHSFILHGKKGVVTTGNLLLNKKDTKKGELSEDNQNSENRKNEITSKNIENRIILHKSNYIVNGCKINELVSILNLYIKLKSDNVELLKNISINLLMNKEKLRYHDIIIFIKKFSIIKCKNYFLFCYFKDVLMENIHLINCDDLIDIYFSYTNLNYFHYNFFLLLEKKIFHNFHLLDIKKLVCLIQCFKKKRIISKNYLTILLYGISKNINNFNTFQLSVVFGFFKNFNLNNNVLLNSLIHHFNQHINLNDDPKTVALFYNFLSYVHTKCKTNYQYFEKEKNLVNFIKTFKLCYEENNMNYENVCNNEEQENIRLNNVQLNITNNDENKNEITHISKENIILDEKEIQTTDQIIKSKILELENKYLSKNDELENLKEQTNSLKMNSYNVSLLYSTKNALKNIEIISKKKIKNMSVDLLCLVSLSLSKISTTSKVFLEKIAEEVGKNSNKLTPLLVSSLLLSFSKANHRHGSLIYYSLKFFYKYYNFFNINQVGFLCKGLYNFSIKENEFIDVLNEFVLNNLQNCNNLCTDKKPHDGNTLSEIHKKYLNYNDNALSTFRNNELNNLFHIVEKNIDKNIEWRNYEDQFLNLKRIYNENDKKDDKKNENKKNANSHKNEIDSNFLKFSYIDYESIKNKKYCANSLYNIKMSNTVYINNIIYILEYYAFNLVSISNILDSFCDIFLKSNLNYILYTRIFHSFYLLKYQGEKVYELIEKFNDYQPLQQNMYKEKHTKQLLQSLLYYYENNDNNEKANKIGDIYFYILSKKYFSFIFNFSKYILTFLFIKNNNYVLHKFLINIKDIPLNREDYIFLHRPINLY comes from the coding sequence atgcaTAATGTAATATTAAAGAGTTTTAAAAAGTGGCATTTATATAAAGATGGACATTCTTTTATATTGCATGGAAAGAAAGGGGTAGTGACAACTGGAAATTTGTTATTAAATAAGAAAGACACAAAAAAAGGCGAACTGAGCGAAGATAATCAAAATAGTGAAAACAGAAAGAATGAAATAACttctaaaaatattgaaaatcgAATTATTTTACACAAATCGAACTATATAGTAAATGGTTGTAAAATAAACGAACTAGTGAgcatattaaatttatatataaaattaaaaagtgATAACGTTGAATTACTAAAGAATATttctataaatttattaatgaacAAAGAAAAGCTGAGATATCatgatattataatttttataaaaaaattttcaatcataaaatgtaaaaactattttttgttttgttaTTTCAAAGATGTATTAATGGAAAATATCCATTTAATTAATTGTGATGATTTAATtgacatatatttttcttacaCAAATTTAaactattttcattataatttttttttattacttgaaaagaaaatatttcataatttCCATCTTTTAGATATAAAAAAGTTAGTGTGTTTAATCCAAtgttttaagaaaaaaagaataatttccaaaaattatttaactatattattatatggaatatcaaaaaatataaataattttaacacATTTCAACTATCAGTGGTTTTTggatttttcaaaaattttaatttaaataataatgtattacTTAATTCATTGATTCATCATTTCAATCAACATATTAATCTTAATGATGACCCAAAAACAGTAGCGctcttttataattttttatcttatgTACACACTAAGTGCAAGACGAATTAtcaatattttgaaaaagagaaaaatttagtaaattttataaaaacatttaagTTGTGTTATGAAGAAAACAACATGAATTACGAAAATGTGTGTAACAATGAAGAACAGGAAAATATAAGATTGAATAATGTTCAATTAAATATTactaataatgatgaaaacaAAAATGAGATAACTCATATTAGtaaggaaaatataatattggaTGAGAAAGAAATACAAACAACAGATCAGATcataaaaagtaaaatattagaactggaaaataaatatttgtctaaaaatgatgaattagaaaatttaaaagagCAAACAAATTCTCTAAAGATGAATTCATATAATGttagtttattatattctACTAAAAATGCtttgaaaaatatagaaattatatcaaagaaaaaaataaaaaatatgtctgTTGATTTGTTATGTTTAGTATCATTGAGCTTATCAAAAATTAGTACTACAAGCAAAGTATTTCTAGAAAAAATCGCTGAAGAAGTAGGTAAAAATTCTAATAAATTAACTCCTTTATTAGTCAGTTCATTGTTATTATCTTTTAGTAAAGCAAATCACAGACATGGAagtttaatttattattctttgaaattcttttataaatattataatttttttaatattaatcaAGTAGGATTTTTATGTAAAGGGctatataatttttccattaaagaaaatgaatttatTGATGTGTTAAATGAGTTTGTTCTAAATAATTTGCAGAATTGTAATAATTTATGCACCGACAAGAAACCCCATGATGGAAATACTTTAAGTGagatacataaaaaatatttaaattacaaTGATAATGCACTATCCACATTTCgaaataatgaattaaacAATCTGTTTCACattgttgaaaaaaatattgataaaaatattgaatgGAGAAATTATGAAGATCaatttttgaatttaaaaagaatatataatgaaaatgataaaaaagacgacaaaaaaaatgaaaataaaaaaaacgcAAATAGCCATAAGAACGAAATAgatagtaattttttaaaatttagtTATATTGATTATGaaagtattaaaaataaaaaatattgtgcAAATagtttatataatataaaaatgagtAATACagtttatataaataatattatatatatattggaaTATTATGCATTTAATTTAGTGAGTATAAGCAACATTTTAGACTCTTTTtgtgatatttttttaaaaagtaatttgaattatattttatatacaagaatatttcattcattttatttacttAAATATCAAGGAGAGAAAGTATATGAATTGATCgaaaaatttaatgattaTCAGCCATTACAgcaaaatatgtataaagaAAAACATACCAAACAATTATTGCAATCGttactttattattatgaaaataacgataataatgaaaaggCGAACAAAATTGGAGATATATATTTCTACATTTTgtctaaaaaatatttttcttttatctttaacttttcaaaatatattttaacatttttatttattaaaaataataattacgTGCTACATAagtttttaattaatattaaagatataccATTAAATAGGGaagattatatatttctacaCAGACCTATCAACTTGTATTAA
- a CDS encoding ABC transporter E family member 1, putative, which produces MKKKNKEDLYKENKLESSKLRIAIVSTDKCKPKKCHLECKKNCPIVKTGKFCIEVEHSSKIAFISEMLCIGCGICVKKCPFSSITIINLPKDINKDVVHRYGPNTFKLHRLPVPKLGQILGLVGTNGIGKSTALKILSSKLKPNLGKFDNPPEWRDILSFFRGSELQIFFTKLLEEQLSPIIKPQNVDLIPKQVKGNILEIINKKDKLNQKDKYMKVLELDHLLDRNVEDLSGGELQRFALLISIIGQTTNVYMFDEPSSYLDIKQRISMAKIIHGLVRHDNYIIVVEHDLSILDYLSDYVCCLWGKAGAYGVVTSPFSVREGINVFLDGFIPTDNLRIREESLNFKLATDQDVTDEDKKRLHFYTYPKIVKTLNSFTLTIDKGNFSESEIFVLLGQNGSGKSTFIRLFAGLIKPDNVDSLSFLESLSVSYKPQQIQAKFTGTVRQLLMSKLKGLYTDPYFNNEIIKPLKIDGILDNQVLTLSGGELQKVAIIITLAKNTNIYLIDEPSAYLDSEQRIIVSKIIKRFILNTNKTAFVVEHDFIMATYLADHVIVFDGQAGVNTVANTPQTLVAGMNKFLKIIDVTFRRDPTNYRPRINKYDSVKDKEQKLNGTYFIIDE; this is translated from the exons atgaagaaaaaaaacaaagaagatttatataaagaaaacAAACTTGAATCATCCAAATTAAGAATTGCCATTGTTAGCACTGATAAATGTAAACCCAAAAAATGTCATTTagaatgtaaaaaaaattgtccaATTGTAAAAACTGGGAAATTTTGTATTGAAGTTGAACATAGTTCAAAAATAGCATTTATCAGTGAAATGTTATGTATAGGTTGTGGTATATGTGTAAAGAAATGCCCATTTTCTTCAATcactattattaatttacCCAAAGATATTAACAAAGATGTTGTACATAGATATGGTCCTAACACATTTAAATTACATAGATTACCAGTTCCTAAATTAGGACAAATATTAGGGTTAGTTGGAACAAATGGTATTGGAAAATCAACAgcattaaaaattttatcatcAAAATTAAAACCAAATTTAGGAAAGTTTGATAATCCTCCTGAATGGCGagatatattatcatttttccGAGGTAGTGAattacaaattttttttacaaaattattagAAGAACAATTATCACCTATTATTAAACCACAAAATGTCGATTTAATACCTAAACAGGTCAAAggaaatatattagaaatcataaataaaaaagataaattaaatcaaaaagataaatatatgaaagtATTAGAACTAGATCATTTGCTTGATAGAAATGTTGAAGACTTAAGTGGAGGGGAATTGCAAAGGTTTGCATTATTAATATCTATTATTGGACAAACAacaaatgtatatatgtttgATGAACCTAGTAGTTATTTAGATATAAAACAAAGAATATCTATGGCAAAAATTATACATGGTTTAGTAAGACatgataattatataatagtaGTAGAACAcgatttatctatattagaTTATTTAAGTGATTATGTTTGTTGTTTATGGGGAAAGGCAGGTGCATATGGTGTTGTTACATCACCATTTTCTGTTAGAGAAGGAATTAATGTATTTTTAGACGGTTTTATTCCAACTGACAATTTAAGAATACGTGAAgaatcattaaattttaaattagcTACAGATCAAGATGTAACAgatgaagataaaaaaagattacatttttatacatatcctaaaattgtaaaaacaTTGAACTCTTTTACCTTAACTATAGATAAAGGAAATTTTTCAGAATCTGaaatttttgtattattaggTCAAAATGGAAGTGGAAAAAGTACATTTATAAGATTATTTGCTGGCCTAATTAAACCTGATAATGTAGATAGTTTATCATTTTTAGAATCCTTAAGTGTTTCATATAAACCTCAACAAATACAAGCAAAATTTACAGGTACAGTTAGGCAATTACTAATGTCAAAATTAAAAGGTTTATATACAGAtccatattttaataatgaaataataaaaccaTTAAAAATTGATGGCATATTAGATAATCAAGTTTTAACATTATCTGGTGGAGAATTACAAAAAGTTGCAATTATAATTACCTTAGcaaaaaatactaatattTATCTAATAGATGAACCATCAGCTTATTTAGATTCAGAACAAAGAATAATTGTAtccaaaattattaaaagattTATACTTAATACTAATAAAACAGCTTTTGTTGTCGAACACGATTTTATAATGGCTACTTATTTAGCTGATCATGTTATTGTTTTTGACGGTCAAGCCGGAGTTAATACTGTTGCTAATACTCCACAAACATTAGTAGCAGGTATGAATAAATTCTTAAAAATTATTGACGTCACTTTTAGAAGAGATCCAACTAATTATAGACcaagaattaataaatatgacaGTGTCAAGGATAAGGAGCAGAAATTAAACG gaacctattttattattgatGAATAG